AAAGCCTCGTTCAGCCCGTCGGCCACCACGCCGTCGCGGCGATCGTAGAAGGTGAAAGTGCCCAGCTGGGAATCGAAGCGCGCCAGGCCGGCCTTGGAACCGAGCCAAAAATGACGGTCGTTTTCCTCGACCATGGAAAGGAATGAATTTTGCCTGGAATTGTCACCGGGGGCGAGGAAATGCCGGAAGGTTATTTTTCCCCCCGCCCGCTGCAGCAGGTTGACCCCGTTGGCGGTGCAAATCCAGACCCGGCCCCGGCTGTCCTGTTCCATATAGGTGACATGGCTGCTGCTCACGCTCTCCGGATCGGACGGATCGTGCTTGAAAATAGTAAACCCGTCACGGCCCGGCTGCAGAAGGTTCAAGCCGTCATCGGTGCCGATCCAGAGGGCGCCGCCGGCTTCCAGCATGATGGAGTTGACGCGGTCGTTGCTGAGGCTGCGGGCATCATGGCGGTCCTGCCGGTAAACGTGCATATCGCCTTTTTCGCAGTCCAGCCGGATCAGGCCGCGGTCAGTGCCGATCCAGTTGCAGCCGCTGCCGTCGCGGATAAACGAAAAGGCCAGGATGTCGCTCGTGTCGGCCTTGTCGGGATTCAATCGATACAGGCGCTGCAAGCGGCCGTTGGCGGAACAACGGGCCAATCCTTCCGTGGTCGTGAACCACAGGCTGCCGTCGCGGTCGAAGTCGGAATTGGTGATGAAGGAGTTGAGCTTGCGGCCGGCTCGGTCCGGATCGAGCAGCAGACGGCGGAAGGTCGAAGTGCGGCGGTCGAAAATGAAGGCGCCGCCGCCGTAGGTGGTCAGCAGGAGCTCGTGATCGGCGAATTCCCTCAGCGACGTGACCCAGTTGGCCAGGGAACTCGGCAGCTTGTCGCTGTTGGGACGAAAGCGGGAGAATTTTTTTCGTAGCGGGCTCCACTTGTCAAGGCCGCTGCGGCAAGAACCGATCCAGAAACTGCCCAACGGGTCGCCATAGATGACCCGGGTGCATTGGCTGGTCTGCATGTCCGTGTCATTGAACAGCATGGCGATCCGCGTGTACAGGTTCGCCAGCGGATCGAAGCGAAAAAGGCCGTTGTCCGTTCCGAGGATAAGGTTTTGCGGCTCCCCGGGGAAACGGGCGATGGCATTGACGTTCACGCCAGCGGACGGGTCGCTGGCGGAACCCTTCTCCAGGCAGCGCTGCCAGAGGCCGGTGTCGGGCAGGTAGCGGAGCAGGCCGGCGCCTTCGCTGCCGATCCAGAGAGCATTGGCAAATCCTTCATCGCAGAGGATGGCTTTGACGCCGACGCTTTTTTTGGACCCGCTGGCGGCGCCAGTTAGCGGACAGAACTGCAGGCTGTTGTCCAGCGGTTGAAAACGGTACAGGCCGTTGGCCGCGCCGACCCAGAGAAAACCGGCGCGATCACCGCTGATGACATGTATCCGCCCCGGCCGGGGGGCGTCGGCAGCGACCGCGGGGGTGCGGGTGATTTTTCCGCTGGCCAGCTCGAGTTGGTCCAGGCCGCCGTCGGCCGTGGCGATCCACAACCGCCCGGGAAGTGCCGGAGAAACATAAAGACAGGTGAGATCGTCGGCGCTGATGGTATCCGGCCGGCGCTCATCGTGGCGGAAACGGACCGACCGACTGCGGTCCGGGTCGAAGCTGACCAAGCCCCGGGCCGTCGCCAGCCACAAACGCCCGCCCGGCCCTTCGCAAATACCGCGCACCGACGGGTCGGCCACGGCCGTTTTTTCCCCGTCACCGATCCGGCAGGGGATGACCCGGTAACCGTCATAGCGCGCCAAACCGTTCACCGACCCGATCCACAGCCAGCCACGGCTGTCGAGCAGCACGGCATTAATTTCCATCTGCAACGGGGCGGGGTTGGCCAGGATATGATCGACCTCCAGGTAGGCCGTCTGGGCGTTCAGGCAAAAAAACGCAGCGGCAAAGGATACCAGAACGGCAGCGAGCTTGGTGGTTCTCATATGGTTTTGCAAACTATTAAATATACGCATGATAGTTAGGGTATGTTTCAATTATAGCCAATATTCGGCGCCGATTCAACAACGCGGCCAGGCCAATATGACTTTCATCCTATATGTCAGGCGAATAGACCCCGGGATTCATTT
This DNA window, taken from Candidatus Aminicenantes bacterium, encodes the following:
- a CDS encoding LuxR C-terminal-related transcriptional regulator; its protein translation is MRTTKLAAVLVSFAAAFFCLNAQTAYLEVDHILANPAPLQMEINAVLLDSRGWLWIGSVNGLARYDGYRVIPCRIGDGEKTAVADPSVRGICEGPGGRLWLATARGLVSFDPDRSRSVRFRHDERRPDTISADDLTCLYVSPALPGRLWIATADGGLDQLELASGKITRTPAVAADAPRPGRIHVISGDRAGFLWVGAANGLYRFQPLDNSLQFCPLTGAASGSKKSVGVKAILCDEGFANALWIGSEGAGLLRYLPDTGLWQRCLEKGSASDPSAGVNVNAIARFPGEPQNLILGTDNGLFRFDPLANLYTRIAMLFNDTDMQTSQCTRVIYGDPLGSFWIGSCRSGLDKWSPLRKKFSRFRPNSDKLPSSLANWVTSLREFADHELLLTTYGGGAFIFDRRTSTFRRLLLDPDRAGRKLNSFITNSDFDRDGSLWFTTTEGLARCSANGRLQRLYRLNPDKADTSDILAFSFIRDGSGCNWIGTDRGLIRLDCEKGDMHVYRQDRHDARSLSNDRVNSIMLEAGGALWIGTDDGLNLLQPGRDGFTIFKHDPSDPESVSSSHVTYMEQDSRGRVWICTANGVNLLQRAGGKITFRHFLAPGDNSRQNSFLSMVEENDRHFWLGSKAGLARFDSQLGTFTFYDRRDGVVADGLNEAFFFYRCRDNEIYFGGRFGFTAFRPAEFRLNNHPPPLVMTELRIEQDLESTTSMRTTGRKNVRVELAALDFVRPEKNQYAYRLEGRDRDWIYQGTDRVVLLSGLPIGLYTLRVKAANNDGIWNEEGISMQIKVRPPFLEQYGLALLAAGVLAVLAAVVLWARRRSRRLRSASIPDSLDLVLEKFAISKREAEIVRLLLAGKSNKEIEDALFIALATVKIHVHNIFQKVKVSNRLQLLLRIQQEAKKLE